The Thalassotalea nanhaiensis genome has a window encoding:
- a CDS encoding septal ring lytic transglycosylase RlpA family protein has protein sequence MPQVVAPSRGGNKNYQVFGKPYTVLKTAEGYKATGTASWYGKKFHGHLTSNGEVYDMYAFSAAHKSLPLPTYMQVTNLANNKSVIVRVNDRGPFHQDRLIDLSYSAAYKLGMLSKGTAKVRIEAITKSNIAKFTKPVYSNDVIATNTIERLPPLEAISSTPNTLNTAKPQPKAKPVRKSNKTSNTTAVAKAVSTSFKPYIHVMVTRDKLLANNTAKGIQFLLQVPVKLSEKNELFRVQVGPIKNANEAKLLLANIQNQGYPEAYPLKSPK, from the coding sequence GTGCCTCAAGTCGTTGCCCCAAGTCGTGGTGGTAATAAAAACTACCAAGTGTTTGGCAAGCCTTATACGGTGTTAAAAACCGCAGAAGGTTATAAAGCTACGGGCACCGCCTCTTGGTATGGTAAAAAGTTTCATGGCCATTTAACCTCGAATGGGGAAGTGTATGATATGTACGCATTTAGCGCAGCTCATAAGTCACTGCCCTTACCCACGTATATGCAAGTAACCAATTTGGCGAATAACAAATCAGTAATTGTACGAGTGAATGATCGCGGGCCGTTTCATCAGGATAGGTTAATTGATTTATCCTATAGTGCGGCTTACAAGTTGGGGATGCTTAGTAAAGGTACTGCTAAAGTGCGTATTGAGGCGATCACTAAGTCTAATATCGCCAAATTTACCAAGCCAGTTTATTCAAACGATGTTATAGCGACAAATACTATTGAACGGTTGCCTCCACTTGAAGCAATATCTTCAACGCCCAATACATTAAATACGGCTAAGCCTCAGCCCAAGGCCAAACCGGTTCGTAAGTCAAACAAAACGTCTAATACAACAGCAGTTGCAAAAGCTGTATCGACATCGTTTAAACCGTATATTCATGTAATGGTGACTCGCGATAAGCTTTTAGCCAATAATACCGCCAAAGGCATACAGTTTTTATTGCAGGTTCCAGTAAAATTGTCAGAAAAAAATGAACTTTTTAGGGTACAAGTGGGACCAATAAAGAATGCCAATGAGGCAAAACTATTACTCGCGAATATACAAAACCAAGGGTATCCGGAAGCGTACCCGTTAAAATCGCCTAAATAA
- the rodA gene encoding rod shape-determining protein RodA has translation MRYVGKDEAKKKTLLERIHIDLPLLFVLLLLMSVGLCVIYSAGGQDTDLVIRQVIRLGIGLGVMFVVAQIPPSVYQRWAVIVFILGLLMLLAVLLFGHVGKGAQRWLDLGFMKFQPSEIMKLVVPMTVAWFISRYDLPAKTRHILFAFVLVMVPTLMIAKQPDLGTSLLIASSGIFVLFLAGASWKLIGISAGFVSAFMPILWMFLMRDYQKQRVLTFLNPEQDPLGSGYHIIQSKIAIGSGGISGKGWLQGTQSQLEFLPERHTDFIFAVFSEEFGLIGVVGLLLIYLLIVMRGLWIAFNAQEAFTKLLAGSLTLTFFVYVFVNIGMVSGLLPVVGVPLPLVSYGGTSMVTLMAGFGVIMAISTHRRLIS, from the coding sequence ATGCGCTATGTAGGAAAAGACGAAGCGAAAAAGAAAACCTTACTCGAGCGAATCCATATTGATTTGCCGCTTTTGTTCGTGCTTTTGTTACTGATGAGTGTTGGTTTATGTGTTATCTACAGTGCCGGTGGTCAAGATACAGATTTAGTCATACGACAGGTTATACGACTGGGCATCGGTTTAGGCGTTATGTTTGTTGTCGCGCAAATTCCACCATCGGTGTATCAACGCTGGGCAGTAATTGTATTCATATTAGGGCTATTAATGCTGCTTGCAGTATTGCTCTTTGGTCATGTTGGTAAAGGAGCACAGCGCTGGTTAGATTTAGGCTTTATGAAGTTTCAACCGTCTGAAATTATGAAGCTTGTGGTACCAATGACCGTCGCATGGTTTATCAGTCGTTATGATCTTCCCGCGAAAACAAGACACATATTATTTGCCTTTGTATTGGTAATGGTCCCTACATTGATGATCGCGAAACAACCAGACCTGGGTACTTCGTTATTGATTGCCAGTTCCGGCATTTTCGTTTTATTTTTAGCAGGCGCTAGTTGGAAGCTAATAGGTATTAGTGCCGGCTTTGTTTCAGCATTCATGCCCATTTTATGGATGTTTTTGATGCGTGATTACCAGAAACAACGGGTATTAACGTTTTTAAATCCAGAGCAGGATCCACTCGGCTCTGGTTATCATATCATTCAGTCTAAAATTGCCATTGGCTCAGGCGGCATTTCAGGAAAAGGCTGGCTTCAAGGTACACAGTCGCAATTAGAATTTTTACCTGAACGACACACAGATTTTATCTTTGCCGTATTTAGCGAAGAATTTGGCTTAATCGGTGTTGTCGGTTTATTACTAATTTACTTATTAATTGTTATGCGTGGGTTGTGGATCGCATTTAATGCGCAAGAGGCATTTACCAAGCTACTGGCAGGCAGCTTAACGCTTACCTTTTTTGTCTATGTGTTTGTAAACATTGGTATGGTATCAGGATTGCTGCCTGTAGTGGGGGTACCACTGCCCTTAGTCAGTTACGGCGGTACATCGATGGTTACCTTGATGGCTGGTTTTGGTGTTATTATGGCGATTAGTACCCATAGGCGTTTGATTTCTTAG